CACTCCCCCGCCCCGACCCGGTCGGTGATCCGGGCCGGGAGCACCGCCCGCCCGCGCCGCGAGGCGACCTCGACGCCGTCGTCCTCGCCGATGCCCAGGACCGCCGCGTCGTCGGGGTGGATCTCGACGAAGGGGCCCGGGTCCAGCCGGTTCAGCTTCGCGATCCTCGCGGTCTTGGTGAGGGTGTGCCACTGGTGCTGGAGCCGCCCGGTGTTGAGGACGTACGGGAAGTCCTCGTCGGGCATTTCGGCCGCCGGCAGGTGCGGGCGGGCGTGGAAGACGGCCCGGCCGCTCGGCGTGGGGAAGGCGAGCCTCGGCACGCTCCCGTCGGCCCGTACGGTCAGCTCCTGGCTGACGCCGTCGTTGACGTAGCGCACGGGGTTGCGGGCCGGGCCGTCGGCATCGGCGCTGGGCCACTGCACGGGCGTCCCGCGCAGCCGCTCGTACGTCACTCCGCGCAGGTCGTAGCCGGTGCGCGGGTTCGACGCCCGGGTGATCTCGGCGAAGACCTCCTCGGCGCTCGTGTAGCCGAAGGCGTCCTCGTACCCCATGGCACAGGCCACCGCGGCGATGATCCGCCAGTCCGGCCAGGCCTCTCCCGGCGGGTCGGTGGCGCGCCGGGAGAGGGTCAGGGTGCGCTCCGAGTTGATCATCACGCCCTCGGACTCGGCCCAGAGGGCGGCGGGCAGCACGACATCGGCGTACGCGTTGGTCTCGGTGTCGGCGAACACGTCCTGGGTGACGACGAAGTCGGCGGCCTCCAGCCCCTCGATGACGGTCCGGCGGTTGGCGACCGAGGCGACCGGGTTGGTGCAGATGATCCAGCAGGCCTTGATCTCCCCGTCGGCCATGCGCCGGAACATGTCGACGGTGCCGCTGCCCGAGCCGTCCGCGCGCAGGGTGCCGGGCGGCACGCCCCACAGCTCCTCGGTGAAGGCGCGTTCCTCGTCGACCAGGACCGATCGCTGGCCGGGCAGTCCGGGGCCCATGTAGCCCATCTCGCGTCCGCCCATGGCGTTGGGCTGGCCGGTGAGCGAGAACGGGCCGCTGCCGGGCCGGCAGATCGCCCCGGTCGCCAGGTGCAGGTTGACGATGGCGTTGGTGTTCCAGGTGCCGTGGGTGGACTGGTTGAGGCCCATCGTCCAGCAGCTCATCCAGTCGCCCGCCTCGCCGATCCAGCGGGCCGCCCGCCGGATGTCGTCCTCGGGGATGCCGGTGGTCTCCGCGACGGCGGCGGGCGCGTAGTCGCGGAGGAAGGCGGGCATCCGCTCCCAGCCCTCGGTGTGCTCGGCGATGAACTCCGGGTCGGTGTGCCCGTTCCCGACGAGGAGGTGCAGCAGCCCGTTGAGGAGGGCCAGGTCGGTGCCGGGCCGGATCCGGAGGTACAGGTCGGCCTTGGCGGCGGTGGCGTTGCGCCGGGGGTCGACGACGATCAGCTTCGCGCCCGCCTTGACGCGCTCCATCATCCGCAGGAAGAGGATCGGGTGGCAGTCGGCCATGTTGGCGCCGGTGACGAGGAAGACGTCGGCGTGGGCGAAGTCGTCGTAGGAGCCGGGCGGCCCGTCCGCGCCGAGGGACAGCTTGTAGCCGCTGCCCGCGCTCGCCATGCAGAGCCGGGAGTTGGACTCGATGGTGTTGGTCCCGATGAAGCCCTTGGCCAGCTTGTTGGCGAGGTACTGCGCCTCCAGCGTCATCTGGCCGGAGACGTAGAGGGCCACCGCGTCGGGGCCGTGGGCGTCCAGCACGGACCGCAGCCGGCGCGCGGTCTCCGCGATGGCGGCGTCCCGGCCGAGCGGGGCGGGCTGCTCGCTGCGGTCGGGGCGGGCCAGGGCGGTGGTCAGCCGGCCGGGGGCGGCGAGGAGGTCCGCGCCGGTGGCTCCCTTGGTGCACAGCCGGCCGGCGTTCGACGGGTGCTCCTTGTCCCCCGACGCCTTCACGACGGTGCGGCGGCCGTCGGGGCCGGCGGCGAGGTCGAGGACGATCCCGCAGCCGACACCGCAGTAGGAGCAGACCGTGCGCACCCGATCGGTGGCGGGAGCGTCCGGCGGCGGGGGCTGCACGGTCATGGGGGCCCTTCGGGGGCGGGCGTTCCCGGAGGGACGCGGGGGCGTGGCTGCGGTCACCCCCGAATCTAGGAAGGGCCCGTTACCCGGGGATGACACCGGGCGAACGACGACGGTTACGTCGCCTGCACACCGCCCGGGGGCCGCCGGTGAGGCCCGGGCGAGACCCGCCCGGTGGCGGGCGGTGCCGGGCGGTGGTCCCGTCGGCCCGCCCGGTGATCGCGGGGAACTTCCCGGCCGGGGCGGCCGACTACTGGAGAGACGCCGGACGCCGGAGATCCGTCCGGTGAAGGAAACGGCGGCCGGTGACGTGTACACGGCTGCCGGGGCGACGGCAGCAGCACACCCACGGGGCCCCCGGGCCCGGGAGGAGGCCGCGAGGCATGCACTGGTACGAGGACGACGCGCTCTGGTCCGATTTCGCCCCGACGATGTTCCCGGCGGCGCGGGCCGAGTCCGCGGCCGCCCTGGTCGCGTCCTCTCCTCTGCTGGACTTCCCACCGGGCACGAGAGTCCTGGACCTGTGCTGCGGGCCGGGTCTCTTCGTGGTGCCGCTGGCGGAGCGCGGGTACGAGGTGACGGGGGTCGATCTGTCGCCCTCCCTGCTGGAGAGCGCCCGGTCCGCCTGCGACACGGCGGGCGCCGAGGTCCGGCTGGAGCGCGCCGACATGCTCACGTACCGGCAGCCGGGCGCGTTCGACGTGGTGCTGAACGTCTTCACGTCCTTCGGCTACTTCGACGAGGCCGAGGACAATCTCCAGGTGCTGCGCAACGCCCACGAGAGCCTCGCCCCGGGCGGGCAGCTCCTGGTGGACGTGATGGGCAAGGAGGTGCTGGCGGGCTGGATCGGGCGGCCGAAGGCGGTCGACCTGCCCGACGGCGCCTACGTCGTCCAGCGCGACACCGTCCTCGACAGCTGGCGGCGGCTGCGCACGGACTGGACGCTGGTGCGCGGCACGACGGCGCGGACGGCGTCCATCACCTGCTGGCTCTACTCGGCGGCCGAGCTGCACGCCCTCTTCGAGAGCGCGGGCTTCACCGACGTGGAGTGCTTCGGCGGATTCGACGCGTCGGGCTACGACCAGCGCTCGGACCGGCTGATCGTGCGCGGGCGGCGCAAGTGAGGGCCGGGGCGGACGCCGCTCCGCGCACGGCCGGGCCGGACACGCCCGTGCGCCCGGCCGTCGCGACGGTCCACGAGCACATCACCGACGCGGTGAAGACCCCGGACCTGATCCGGCTGACCGGCGACGTCGTCCTCGCCCGCTTCGAGACGATGAAGGTGTACGCGGCACTGGGCGCGGTCCGCTCGCTGCTGCGCCGGGGCCGGGTGGTCCCCGGGCAGACCCTGGTCGACAGCTCCAGCGGGATCTACGCGCTGGCGCTCGCCATGGCCTGCCACCGCTACGGGCTGCGCTGCCACATCGTCGCCTCCACCACCGTGGACGCCACCATGCGGGCGCAGTTGGAGATCCTCGGCGCGACGGTCGACGCGATGCCGCCCTCGCAGAGCCTGCGCCTGGACCAGGAGCTGCGGGTGCGCCACGTGCGCCGGCTGCTGGCGGAGCGGCCGGACTTCCACTGGATGCGGCAGTACCACGACCAGGTCCACCACGAGGGCTACCGGGAGTTCGCGGAGCTGCTCACCGGGGCGCTGCCCCAGGGCCCGCTGACCGTGGTCGGCGCGGTGGGCACGGGTGCGTCGACCGGCGGACTGGCCCGCGCGCTGCGGGAGTCGGGGCGGTCGGTGCGGCTGGTGGGCATCCAGCCGTTCGGCAGCGTGACGTTCGGGAGCGAGCGGTTCGAGGACCCGGAGGCGATCATCGCGGGCATCGGCAGCTCGATCCCGTTCGGGAACGTCCGCCACGAGCTGTACGACACCGTCCACTGGCTGGACTTCCGCCATGCGATGGCGGGGGCGGTCGGACTGCTGCGGGAGCACGCGGTGTTCGCCGGCCTGTCCACCGGGGCGGCCCATCTGGCGGCTGCCTGGGAGGCGGCCCGCGATCCCGGGCGGCTGCATCTGGTGCTGGGCGCCGACACCGGACACCGGTACGCGGAACGGGTGTTCGCCCGGCACGCCGAGGCCCTGGACCCGGCCGGGCTGCGGCCCCGGACCATCACCTCGCCGGCCGACCTGCGGCCGCCGTGGTCGGTGATGGAATGGGCCGGGCGCGCCGCTCCGGAGGCCGCCAGGACCGCCGAGGGCGATGGTCCCTCCCCCGTACCGACCGTGGAGCTGCTGCCATGACGATCGCCGCACTGGAGTCCCTGTCCTTCGGCCTGGGCCGGATGGCGGAGGCCGCCGCCGAGGCGGGGCACCGGCTCTGCCTGCTGACCGGCGACCGTTCGGTCTACCGGCACGAGCTGGCGGTCCTGCCGCCGGACGCGCTGGACGTCGTGGACGTCGACACGACGGATCCGGAGGCCACCCGTCGCGCCCTGGCCGCCGTGCCGGACCTGGCCGGGCTGATCAACACGACGGACACCTGGAGCCTGCCGGCCGCCGAACTGGCCGCCGAACTGGGGCTCCCGGGCGCCGGTCCCGGAGCCGTACGGCTGCTGCGGGACAAGCGCCGGGTCCGGGAGACGCTGCACGCGCACGGGCTGAGCCGGAGTACGGCCGTATCCGTCCCGCCGGGCCCCGAAGGCGCCGGGGAGGTGCTGCGGGCAGTGGGGCTGCCCGCGGTCCTGAAGGACTCGGCGGGCACCTCCTCGCGTTACGTGTGGATCGTGCACGACGAGGAGGAGCTGCACCGGGCGCTGGCGGACGCGGGCCGACAGCGCCTGATCGGCGACCTGTCGGCCGAGGCGTTCCTCTCCGGTCCGCTGTACAGCGCGGAGACCTTCAGCTGGGACGGGACCACACGGCTGCTCGGGGTGCTGAGCCGCCAGACGTCCCGGGCCGCGGTGGTACGGGAGGAGGCGGCGGCGTTCCCGGTGGCGCTGCCCCGGGAGGAGCTCGCCGCCATCGAGGCGTGGGTGGGCCGGGTCCTGGCGGTGGCGGGGCACGCCCGCGGCTTCGCCCATGTGGAGTTCGTCCTGACCGCCGACGGGCCCGAGTTGGTGGAGATCAACCGCAGGATCGGCGGCGCGCTGGTCGGCGAGGTGCTGTGCCGGACGCTGCGGACCAACGTCTACACGGCCATGATGGACGAGGCGCTCGGCCGCCGCCCGGCACTGCTGGACGCCCCGCTCGACGCCGAAGGGCCCGCGTACGGCTTCGTCCTGGTGTACGCGGAGCAGCCCGGGGTGCTGAAGGGCTGGCACGGCCTCGACGAACTCGGGGCGTTCCCCGGGGAGGTGGAGTGGTTCCCGGTCCGCGAGCCCGGCGAGAGCGTGCTCCACGTCGGCGACCAGCGGGGCTGTACGGGCATGGTGCTGGCGAAGGGGCGGACGGCGGAGCTGGCCCAGCACCGGGCGTGGAGCGCGGCCGTCCGGGTCCGCCCGGTCGTCGCCGGGGCGCCGTGAGCCCGCGGAGGTGAGCCGCCGGACGGACGGGGCTCCGGGGGCCGGCGCGGACGGTGGGCCGACGGGCCGGGCCCCGGGGCGGAGGTCCGCCCCCCGGCGGGCGGGCGGCCCGCCGCTCACCGGCCCGCAGCGGTTCCTGCTCGGGGGCTCGTTCCTGATCACGCTGGGCAGCTTCGCCGTGCTGCCCTACATGTCGGTGCTGCTGCACCAGCGGCTCGGCCTCGGACTCGGCACGGTCGGCGTCGTGCTGGCCGTCGCCTCGCTGATCCAGTTCGCCGGCGGCGTGGTGGCGGGGCCGGTGACCGGGCGGATCGGGCTGCGGCGCGCGATGCTGCTGGCGCTGGGGCTGCGTACGGCGGGGTTCGCCGCGTTCGTCCCCGGGCTGACGAGTCCGGTCCTGGCGGTCGGGGCGCTGCTGCTGGTGTCGGCGGGCGCGGCGCTCTACCTCCCGGCGAACAAGGCGTATCTCGTGGAGGGGGCGTCCGAGGAGCGGCGCCCCCGGCTGCTGTCGGCGAGCAGTTCGGCGTTCAACGCGGGGATGGCGCTGGGCCCTCCGGCCGCCGCGCCGCTCGTCCTGGGCTCCCCCGGGGTGCTGTTCTCCTGCGTCACCGTGCTGTTCGCGCTCGTGGGGGCCGGGCACGCGCTGCTGCCGGCGAGTGCGGCGGACCGGCCCGCCGGCAGATCGTCCGGCGGGTCGTCCGCAGCGCCCGCCGCCGGGCGGGCCCCGGAGTCCGGCGCACCGCGTCCCGGGCCCTCACCGTTCGTGGCGACCGTGCTGAGTGTGTACGCGTTCATGTTCTTCCAGCACTATCTGGCGCTGTACGCGGTCCCCCGGACGTCGGCGGCCTTCTACGGGGCCGTCCTGGCGGGGTACGCGGCCCTCCTCGTCGTCGCCCAGCCGTTGCTGGCGGAACGGGTCGCCGCACTGGGCTACCCGGCCGCCCTGCGGTGGGGGTTCGGCGCGATGGCGGCGGGCATGGCGGCGATCGGGGCCGGGGGCCACGCGGGGATCGCGGTGGGCGGGGCGCTGCTGTGCCTCGGGGAGATCGTGCTCTTCCTCAAGAACGACCTGGAGGCGCTGGCCCGTTCGTCGGCGGCTGCGGCGAGCGTGTTCGGGCGGCAGCGGCTGGCGGCGGGCATCGGCGCGTTCGCCAGCGGGGTGGTGGGCGGGCAGCTGTACGGGGCGGCGGAGTCGGCGGGCTCGGCGCGGGGGTTCTGGGCCGCGGTCTGCCTCCAGTGCCTGCTGGTGCCGGTGTTCCTGCTCCGCCGGCGGCGCACCGCCCGGGACCCCGAGGGGTCGCGGGCGGGCGCCGGCCAAGAGGTGCGGGACACCCCTTAGGTGTCTCCGTCCGGGCGCAGGCCGGTCACGGAGTGGTGGAGCGGGCCCGGGTGCGCTTCGGCGGGTCCCGCGCGCCACTGCCCGGCGAGTTCGCGGCGGGCGCGGGCCACGCGGGAGCGCACCGTGCCGATCGGGCAGCCCGCGGCGGCCGCCGCCTCCTCGTAGGAGGCGCCCAGCAGTTGGGTGAGGACGAAGGCCTGGCGGCGCGCCGGTTCCAGCCGGCCCAAGGCGTCCAGCACCGCGACGGACTCCTCGAATCCGGGCAGGTGACGGGGCTGGGCGCGTTCCGCGGCGGTCTGCCAGTCCGCGGTGTCGGCGGTCCGGGGGCGTACGGCGGCGGCTCGGTGCCGGTCGATGACGACGCGTCGCGCGATCGACATCAGCCAGGTCCGGGCGCAGGAACGCCCCGCGAACCGGGCCAGTCCGCTCATCGCCCGGAGGTAGGTCTCCTGAGCCAGGTCGTCGGCCCCCGGGACGTCGGAGCTGAGGTAGGCGACGAATCTGCGGACGTCCTCGTAGGTCGCCCGGACGAAGCGGTCGGCTGCCTCCCGGTCCCCGCCGCCCGCCGCCAGCGCCCAGTCGGTGATCTGCCCGTCGTTCTGCCGGGCGGCCGGGACCCGGGTGTGGGGCGGGCGGGTCGTGGACAGCCGGATGACCGGCGGCCGGGAGGCGGGCGCGGCGACGGGGGGCGCGACGGGCCTCGCGACGGCCGGTGGTGGTGCGGCGGCGGATCGCGCGCCGGCCGGTCGTGCGACCACCGGTGGGGCGGCGGCGGGTCGTGCCGTGGCGGCCGGTCCGACGGCCGGTGGGGCGGCGGCGGGCGGCCCGGCGGTGCGTGGCGCGGGAGCCGGCAGCGCGGGAGCAGGAAGTGTCACAGCGGTCCTTCGCGTCCTTGCGGAGCCGGCGACAGCGGTCGCCCGGCTCCGGCGACCGGTCCCGGGCCCCTGGTGGGCCGGAACCGGCATGCCTGTCACGGGTGTGCGCGGGGCGCACACCCGTACCGCCTCCGGCGCGCAGTGGGCGGAGGACGGATGGAGGTCAGAGGAGGCGGAGGGAGAGCGGCGGCCCGCGCCGGGAGATGGCGTGCAGGGCGAGGAGGTTCCGGAAGCGGCGGCGCGGCCGGCGGCGGACGCGTCGTCGGACGGGCGGCGCGG
The nucleotide sequence above comes from Streptomyces sp. NBC_01116. Encoded proteins:
- a CDS encoding class I SAM-dependent methyltransferase, translating into MHWYEDDALWSDFAPTMFPAARAESAAALVASSPLLDFPPGTRVLDLCCGPGLFVVPLAERGYEVTGVDLSPSLLESARSACDTAGAEVRLERADMLTYRQPGAFDVVLNVFTSFGYFDEAEDNLQVLRNAHESLAPGGQLLVDVMGKEVLAGWIGRPKAVDLPDGAYVVQRDTVLDSWRRLRTDWTLVRGTTARTASITCWLYSAAELHALFESAGFTDVECFGGFDASGYDQRSDRLIVRGRRK
- a CDS encoding pyridoxal-phosphate dependent enzyme — encoded protein: MRAGADAAPRTAGPDTPVRPAVATVHEHITDAVKTPDLIRLTGDVVLARFETMKVYAALGAVRSLLRRGRVVPGQTLVDSSSGIYALALAMACHRYGLRCHIVASTTVDATMRAQLEILGATVDAMPPSQSLRLDQELRVRHVRRLLAERPDFHWMRQYHDQVHHEGYREFAELLTGALPQGPLTVVGAVGTGASTGGLARALRESGRSVRLVGIQPFGSVTFGSERFEDPEAIIAGIGSSIPFGNVRHELYDTVHWLDFRHAMAGAVGLLREHAVFAGLSTGAAHLAAAWEAARDPGRLHLVLGADTGHRYAERVFARHAEALDPAGLRPRTITSPADLRPPWSVMEWAGRAAPEAARTAEGDGPSPVPTVELLP
- a CDS encoding ATP-grasp domain-containing protein; the encoded protein is MTIAALESLSFGLGRMAEAAAEAGHRLCLLTGDRSVYRHELAVLPPDALDVVDVDTTDPEATRRALAAVPDLAGLINTTDTWSLPAAELAAELGLPGAGPGAVRLLRDKRRVRETLHAHGLSRSTAVSVPPGPEGAGEVLRAVGLPAVLKDSAGTSSRYVWIVHDEEELHRALADAGRQRLIGDLSAEAFLSGPLYSAETFSWDGTTRLLGVLSRQTSRAAVVREEAAAFPVALPREELAAIEAWVGRVLAVAGHARGFAHVEFVLTADGPELVEINRRIGGALVGEVLCRTLRTNVYTAMMDEALGRRPALLDAPLDAEGPAYGFVLVYAEQPGVLKGWHGLDELGAFPGEVEWFPVREPGESVLHVGDQRGCTGMVLAKGRTAELAQHRAWSAAVRVRPVVAGAP
- a CDS encoding MFS transporter, whose protein sequence is MSRRTDGAPGAGADGGPTGRAPGRRSAPRRAGGPPLTGPQRFLLGGSFLITLGSFAVLPYMSVLLHQRLGLGLGTVGVVLAVASLIQFAGGVVAGPVTGRIGLRRAMLLALGLRTAGFAAFVPGLTSPVLAVGALLLVSAGAALYLPANKAYLVEGASEERRPRLLSASSSAFNAGMALGPPAAAPLVLGSPGVLFSCVTVLFALVGAGHALLPASAADRPAGRSSGGSSAAPAAGRAPESGAPRPGPSPFVATVLSVYAFMFFQHYLALYAVPRTSAAFYGAVLAGYAALLVVAQPLLAERVAALGYPAALRWGFGAMAAGMAAIGAGGHAGIAVGGALLCLGEIVLFLKNDLEALARSSAAAASVFGRQRLAAGIGAFASGVVGGQLYGAAESAGSARGFWAAVCLQCLLVPVFLLRRRRTARDPEGSRAGAGQEVRDTP
- a CDS encoding sigma-70 family RNA polymerase sigma factor, yielding MSTTRPPHTRVPAARQNDGQITDWALAAGGGDREAADRFVRATYEDVRRFVAYLSSDVPGADDLAQETYLRAMSGLARFAGRSCARTWLMSIARRVVIDRHRAAAVRPRTADTADWQTAAERAQPRHLPGFEESVAVLDALGRLEPARRQAFVLTQLLGASYEEAAAAAGCPIGTVRSRVARARRELAGQWRAGPAEAHPGPLHHSVTGLRPDGDT